The bacterium nucleotide sequence GCGCCGACTATCATCGCCGCGGCCTCGTACGCCGGGAAATTGACGTCGGGGATGAGCACCAGTTCCCCGGGGTCGACCAGGGCCTGGATGCTGAAGAAGATGAGCGGCTTGGCCCCGGGGGCGATGACGACCTCGGCGGGACGCACGGGGGTGGAGTAGGTCCGGGTGAGGTGCTCGGCCACCGCCTCGCGCAGGACCGGAAGACCGGCGCTGGGGGCGTAGTGCGTCTGCCCGGCGTCCAGGGCGCCCTTGGCGGCGGAGATGATGTTCGGCGGCGTGGGGAAGTCGGGCTCCCCAACCTCCAGGTGGACCACGTCAATCCCCCGGGACTCCAGGGCCATGGCCTTCTGCTTTATCTCGAAGCCGGTCTCGCGACCGAATCCTGTCAGGCGGTCGGCAAAACGGATGTCATCCGCGGCCACGTTTTCTCCTTTGTCTTTTTTTTAAAATCCACGGCGTTGGCGGATCGCCTCGAAGGCGGCCACTCCGAAGGCCACGCTGGCGTTGAGCGATTCCACCTCGCCGAAGAGCGGGATGCAAACCAAGAAATCACAGGCCAACTCCACGGCGTGCCCGACCCCCCGGCTCTCGGCGCCCACGACGAGCGCCAGCGGACCCGTCAGGTCGGCGGAGTAGATGGTCTCACCGGCGTCACCGGAAAGCCCCACGCACCAGACGCCCAGCTCTTTCAAACGACGGAGCGCCTGGGCGACGTTCGAGACCACGGCCAGCGGCAGGTGGGCCGTCGCTCCGGCCGAGGCCCGCACCACGGTCCCGGTGACCGGCGAGGCGCGGTTGACGGGGATGACCGCGCCGTGGCACCCGGCGCACTCGGCGGTCCGCAGAACCGCGCCCAGGTTGTGCGGATCCTCCAGGTGGTCGGTTACCACGAGGAAGGGCTTCTCCCCGCGCTCCTCCGCTATTCCGACCAGGTCTTCCACCGTGAACGCCCGCCGGTCCACCTCGGCCGCCACGCCCTGGTGTCTCGGGGAACGGCAGATTTGGAGCAGTTCGCGCTCTGAAACAACGGTGACGGAAACGCCGCCCTTCCGGGCGTCGTTAGCCAGGGTCGAAATTTTCCGGCCGCGCTCGTGCGCCACATACAGGCGCATCACGCCGACCCCGGCGCGCAGCGCCTCCTGGACGGGTCTGTAACCGTAGATAAGATCCAAAACGGTACGCTCAACGCCAGCAGGCGTAGGTGATTTCGGTATCCTCGCCGGCCAGTGGCCGGCTCTCCATGGTTTCCAGATTGACG carries:
- a CDS encoding aminotransferase class I/II-fold pyridoxal phosphate-dependent enzyme, producing MAADDIRFADRLTGFGRETGFEIKQKAMALESRGIDVVHLEVGEPDFPTPPNIISAAKGALDAGQTHYAPSAGLPVLREAVAEHLTRTYSTPVRPAEVVIAPGAKPLIFFSIQALVDPGELVLIPDVNFPAYEAAAMIVGA
- the rlmB gene encoding 23S rRNA (guanosine(2251)-2'-O)-methyltransferase RlmB, with protein sequence MDLIYGYRPVQEALRAGVGVMRLYVAHERGRKISTLANDARKGGVSVTVVSERELLQICRSPRHQGVAAEVDRRAFTVEDLVGIAEERGEKPFLVVTDHLEDPHNLGAVLRTAECAGCHGAVIPVNRASPVTGTVVRASAGATAHLPLAVVSNVAQALRRLKELGVWCVGLSGDAGETIYSADLTGPLALVVGAESRGVGHAVELACDFLVCIPLFGEVESLNASVAFGVAAFEAIRQRRGF